CGGCGCGTCCGCGTCGTGACGCGGACGCGCCACAGTGATTTTCGGATGCCGGATTTGCCCGAAGCGAAATATTTCCAGAACGCTCCTTTACAGACCTATACCTATTTCATTGGCCTGGAAGACGACAAAGGAACCGTTTTACTGCCGTGCGTTTTCAAGCGCGTCGTCGCGGTGCCGGGTCGAGGCGTGTTCCTGCAGTCTCACCTCAAATACAATGTCTGGGAATCGTATTCCCCGACCACGAGCCGCCGCGAAGTGCGCGAGGACATCGAGGACATCGCCGAACTCCGCCCTAATCCCTACGATCACTGGACATTCAACCCGGAACTTCCCGATACCTTCGTCATCACCACGCGCCTACCGGAAACCGTGAACCTTTCGTTTCAGTCGCTGAAGTCTGTAGCGGATTCCCGTTACGGCCATTGGGAAAAGGTGTCGCCGGCCTCTCTCGTGCCGCCAACCGACGAGACACGTGAAATAACTGCGGCACCGCTGGCGCAAGTGGAAGCGTGGCATGTGGACGGGCAACTGCTGGCGCGCTACGACAAGGTCGCGCCGGTTCAAGGTTATTTCAGGCTTCCACCCAAAGATAAGAATGAACGCTATACCTCGCCCAAGTTTTCATATTTTCAACCCGTGCGCGATTGGCAAATGCTGCATCCGGTTTCCCCGACCGGCGAACCATCCTTGCAGCTCGTGGACAAGCGATGGCAGCCTGTCAGCACTCCGCTGCCGCTGGCGCGTCGCGCGGAGGCGCCGCTGGATTTGGTAGTGGAAGTGCCGGGCAGCGACGAATTGTATTGGGCGCTGACCGACGACGGCAAGTTCGCGCCCTGGCCCGGCACTGTCGGTTTTCGCCTGCTCGGTTTGTCCAATGCCGATTATGAACCGGCCTGTATTGTCGCCTACGAAATACCTGAAGGCTTGCGCTTCGGTTGGCTCAACCCAAAAACGGGCGAAACCTCCGGCCCGATTTGGAAAGATGTGCGACGCTTGAAAACACCGGCTTTAGAAGTAGGCGAACATTTCCTCGGGCCGACAGTTGCCGTGCAATTGCTGGACAGCAAATGGAAACTTCTTGATGTCTACGCTCCACAGCGTATGCCCAGAGACCCGAAACGCAACATTCTTCCCATTAAATATAGGTGGGTGAAATTTGGCAGAGATGAATGGAATTATTTCGTCAATCTGCTGGCTGAGCGCGAACAAGAAAGTGTGAATGCCAACGCCAGCAACGAAGCCAGTATAAAGTGGTCTCAGTATTGGTATCTGGGCAAAATTCCCGGCGATACCCCTGCCGAACGTGAGGAATTCGCGCGCATTCACTGGGCCGAAGCTCTTAGAACTAACAGCACGCGAGAACTCAATCACATCGCCAATGCGATGGGCGGCAATTACAGCGCGCAACTCATCGAGCGCGATCCCAATGCTTCAATTCCACAATTGGAAAGCGCCCTCGCCAGCGCCACGGATGCAGCGCTGCGCGTGAAGCTGCAAGCTCGTCTGGATGCTCGCAAAAAGCAAGTGGAACTCGAAGCCGCCGCACGCCAGAAAGCGATCGCAGATCAAGCGCGCCTTGCCGCCGCTAATGCCGCTACTTCCCAGACCAGTGTCAACTGGAACGCCTGGAACAATTGGGCTACGGCGCGCGATTCCAGCCCGTCCTATGCCCAGCAAAGCGCCGCCAGCGCTGCTCGCCTTCAATCCATGCACGATTATCTGTACGGCAAAAACAACAATCCATTACTTAACCCGTTCAAGTCGTGGAAATAGAGCAAAGCACGCTTTCAACAGAAAAAGCATGACAAAAAAGTACGGTCGAAATCGACCGTACTTTTTTGTTGACTGCATCAATGACACTTTTCAAACAAATCGGCCACGTTGCGTTCAACGTACGCGATATGGACGCAGCGCTCGGTTTCTACCGAGATACATTGGGCTTCGACGAAATGTTTCGTCTCCACAACGACGAAGGTGATTTATCGATTATTTATCTTCGCATCACCGATACGCAGTTTCTCGAACTGTTTCCCGCGAAAGGCGAAATTCCCGCCGACGACCGGAAGTTTTCGCATCTGTGTTTGGAAGTCGATGATTTGGACGCGATTGTCGCCGAACTGGAAAAACGCGGCGTCGCGATTGTTTCCGGTCGCACTCAGGGCAAAGCCGGAAGCTGGCAAGCGTGGATTGCAGATGGCGAAGGCAACCGCATCGAACTCATGGAAATTCCAGCAGACAGCCTGCATCGCACGAGTATTGCGCGTCTCAATGCCTAGAAAGTCCGGTCGAATTCGACCGTACCCTGTGCCGTTTGATAAGATGCCCAACGATTTCTGTTTCTTGTGGAGTACGCCGTTTCGTGCCAATTCTTTTTTTGCTTCTCGCCCTCGTGTGTGGCTCGCGTGCTTTTGCTGCGACGCCGCCCGCTCCTTCAGCCAAACCGTCTTTGTCCCTCGCTGCGCCCGCGATTTCTTCCGGCCCCGCAGTTCTCGACCCGAATGTAACGCCCTACCCGCGCTCGTCGCTGTGGGATTTCGGCAATTTGCTTGATGCGCCCGCCGGCAAGCGTGGCTTTGTCACGACCAAAGGCGATCATTTCGTCTGGCAGGACGGCACGCGGGCGCGGTTCTGGGGCATCAACGTCGCCAACACGTCCTTGCAAGAACCCGATGCCGACATCGACCGCATCGTCGATAACTTTCGTTCGGCAGGCTTTAACCTGTTGCGCTTGCATCATTTTGACGAGCGCGGTGGCATCATCGACCTCGACGCGCCCGATTCGCGGCGTTTCGTGGCCGAGCGGTTGCGGAAGCTCGATTACTGGATTTATCGCGCCAAGCAAGCGGGCATTTATGTGTATTTGGATTTGCTCGATTACCGCCGCTTCAAAGAAGGCGACGGCGTGCCCAATGCGGAAGCCATCGGACGCGCCGCGCGCCCTTACAACGTCTTCGACCCGCGCCTGATTGAACTGCAGAAGGAATACGCAAGAAAACTGATGCGCGACCACGTCAATCCGTACACCGGTTTGGCGTATGCCGACGATCCGGCGATCGTGATGCTGGAAATTTACGACGAAAGCGGTTTGTACATGCGGCGCGGCAGCTGGCGCACCATGCCCGAGCCGTACGCCACCAACTTTAAGAAGCTGTGGAACGATTGGCTGCGTACGAAATACAAATCGACGGGCGAATTGATGGGCGCATGGACGGATGCGCGTGGCGTTAACGCTTTACAAAAGGGTGAAAGCCTCGAAAACGGTACGATTGAAGTTCCGGCCCTGACATGGAACGCCGACACAGTGCCGGTGAAAGATCGCATCTACGCGACATTACCGCGCCGCAACGATGGCGCACGTTTCGCCTACGACGTTCACATCAAGTTTTTCAAAGAAATGCGCGACTACTTGCGTAACGACTTGGGGGTGCGAATTCCCGTCACCGCGACGGGTCGTTTCGAGGACATCGCCGACTTGAAAAGCATGGCCGCCGGACTCGATTTCATCGGCTCCAACTTTTATTACGATCATCCGTATTGGGCGAAGGGAAGCCCGGCGTGGCAGCCTCCGAGCTACTTCCACAATCACAATCCGATGAGCGACATCGACGACCGCTCGATGGCTGCCGCGATTTCTCTTGCGCGCATCAAAGGCAAGCCGTTTGTGGTGCGCGAATGGAATTACTGCTGGCCCAACCGCAACCGCGCGGCGGGCATGGTCGAAGCGGCGACTTATGCAGCACTGCACGACATCGACGCGATGATTTTGTTTGTTTACGAAACGCGACCAACAGCGCGTGTTTCGTATTTCAATGTTCGCAGCGACCCGACACGCTGGGGACTTTGCGGCGTCGCAGCACAGATTTTCCTCAAGGGCTTGATTCAGCCCTCGCGCCATAAAATCGTCATCCCTTACAACAACGTTGATACTTTTACTTACACGCGTTATCACCAGCCGTTTTACGCGCTTGGCTGGGCGACGCGTGTTGAAAACGATTTCTACGACGGCGATGTGTACCGCGCCGCCGACAAGAACACCGATCTGATACTTTCGCCGGGGCGCAGCGGCATCGGACGCTTTGAAGGTGCGCCCGCTGTTGTCCATACCTCGTCCCTCGTGCGCGATTTAGCGGGACGCACGGTTTACGCACCGCAATATCTCGCGCCTTATGGATTAAGCGCTGTCGGCGCGGCACGACGCACCTTAACTTATGACGGCTTGTTGTTCGATAGTGGCACACAGCGCGACCGCGACGTGCGTATCGGCTTGCCGCTCGCGCCGATTACCGCCGCTGGCCTACGTCCCATCGGCTACAGTTTGCAAAGCGATTTCGCCAACGGTTTCGTCGATCCCGAAAAGAAGCAATTCATCTTCGGCTCGCTCGAACCGTTCGATATCTTGCGCGCGGCGCTCGATGCCATGGACGAATTCCACGGCGTCGAAAATCGCCACGACGCAACTGAACAAAACGTCTTTTCTTCTGACACCGGCGAAATGCTGCGCGATGCTGCCAGCGGTCGCTTGGTGGTTTCGGCTCCGGGCTTTCAAGCGTTAGCAGGCAATTTGTGGGGCGTCGGGCGCGTGCTTGCGCCTGGCTTGCAGGTTCGTAACGTGCGTTCGGGAACTTTGGTCGCTCTCGCGCTTGATGGACAACCAATTACCAAATCGAAACGTTTTCTCGTCAAGATGGTGACGGACGCGCGCAACGCCGACGAACTGTCGGGCCGCGACCCGCGTTTCGTAAAAAGCCCCAACGGACAATGGCGCATCGACGTTCTCGGGCGCGGGCCGGTGACAACATTCGGAAAAGCTTCCTCAACGCCGATTTCGGTTGGTATCGAAGGCAAAGCTCTGGTCGATGTTTATCTGGAGCGCGGTTCGTGGGAGCTTCTCGTCGATGGCGACAAATGGGAATTTTATTGCGATACGCCCGGGGCGAAGTTCACTTTGCACCGCGCGGCGTGGAATAATGGTCTGAAAACAGCGGCTCAAAGTGGCGCACAGTTGCAACATATCGGTCGAGACGGCCAAACTAGGCCGCTACCAAACAATTCTTCTACCGGCAGACTGCCAGTTGGCGGAATTTCGGCCCTGTTCCCGCGCGATGCCGCTTTTGTGCGCGCTGTTAATTAAGTCGGATGAATTCAGTACGGTCAATTTCGACCGTACTCTGCGACAACTATGAAACACCGTTTCGCCACTCTTGCTCTTGCCGTTTCGCTGTGTTCGTTTTTGGGCGCCGGGGCACAGGCCGCGCCCAAAAAAGCTTCCTCGAAAGCTGTCAAAGCCGCGAAGAAAACACCGCTGCCACGCTACGTTTCTCTCGACACCATCCAAACGCTGCGCAAGCTGCGTGGCGACCTTGCGCCGCGACTGCTCGATCCGGTTCCGCCTTCGATGCCCGAATTGAAAGACGCCAAAGAAGTCAACATCGACAGAATCGCCAAAGAAAGCGCGCGCCGCGCGGCAACTGGCGTAAATCGGAAAAGCCCGCGCATTGCTCAGCTTCCGCGTGGTGCCCGTGGCCGTGTCGCTCCAGCGCGCATTCCGCGTCCGGTGACGCCAAAATGGGTGCGTTACCCGCTCGAATTTCAGCTTGGCGGCATCGGCCTGGGCACAAGAGCCGTTGATAAAGATCGCTTCAATCGCATCGACCGTTACGGTCTTTTTGCGATGCACGGCAACCCGACAGCGGTCGTTGTTCCGGTTGTTATTACGGGTGGAGCTGGCGGCGAAGGCGGCGCTGGTGGACCAGGAGCACCTGCAGCCGCGGGAGGAGCTGGCGGAGGAGCTGGTGGAGCCTCAGCAACCGGACAAGGCGCAACCGATGGCATCCGTTTGATGAACCCGCCAACCTCGCCTCTGGGGCAACAGGACATTACGATTCAGCAAACACCTCCGCTGGGTGCCCAGTTATTTCCTGGTTTGCAAAATGGCGAACTGCCCGATTGGGCAGCAGCGGTCACCGTTGATCTGGACAACAACCACGTTCAATGGATTTACAATCGTGGAACTTATGCAATGGGCTTCGTGGTTGATCGTTTGGGCTACGTCGATGCGATTGTGATGGCAGGCGTTGAGTCACCGATAGTTCGCACGCAGCTTGAAGACCCGGTTCACACCGTCAAACTCGGCGACGATTTGCGCAAAGTGCTGTTCCGCTATGGCTACCCGGATAATGTTGCCACCTACCAGGTTCACATGGAAGCTGGCGCAGGCACGACAGCGATGTTACCGCCCGGTGGTGCTGGCGGTGGCGGTGGTGCAGGCGGTGCTGGTGCTGGCCCGAATGGAATTCTTGTGAATGGCGCGTTCCGCACGATGGAGTTGCGTTACGAGCAAAGCTATAACATCGTGTTCACGATACGCAACAACCGCGTCGTGCGCATATACATCTTCGGCGACCCCGACTTCTTCAACGATGCGCGCCGCCAGCAATTGCGAAGAGCTTATTGATTTCGCACACCAGTCTCAAAGTACGGTCGATTTCGACCGTACTTTTTTTGTTTAATAAGAAGCGTCTTTTTCAGGAGAAACCATGAACGATCGACCGTTAGCAGGTAAAACCGGACTTATTTTTGGTGTCGCAAACAAGCGCAGCATCGCGTGGGCGATTGCTCAGGCGTGGCACGAAGCCGGTGCAAAACTCATTTTCAACTATCAGGGCGAACGCGTTAAAGATAACGTCGAAGAACTCGCCTCGACCTTCGGCGAAGATGTCGCCATCGCGCCGTGCGATGTTTCGAGCGACGAAGAAATCAAGACGTTTTTCGATTTCGTGAAGACCAAAACCGATCGCGTTGATATGCTGCTGCATTCGGTGGCATTCGCGCCCAAAGAATCGCTTTCCGAACCGTTTGTCCAGACGACGCGCGAAGCGTTTCGCATTTCTCACGACATTTCGGCGTATTCTCTCATCGGCCTCGCGCGCGAAGCTGCCCCACTAATGACCGAAGGCGGCTCGATTGTCGCCATGACTTATCACGGTTCGACCAAAGTGCTGCCCAACTACAACGTGATGGGCGTGGCAAAAGCGGCGCTCGAAGCCAGCGCGCGTTACCTCGCCTTCGATCTGGGCAAAAACAACATTCGCGTCAACTGCATTTCGGCGGGGCCGACAAACACGCTCGCGGCGCGCGGCATCTCAGGTTTTGGAAATATGCTGTCGCATGTCAAGGAAAAAGCGCCACTCGATTGGCAGGGCAATGCGCAGGAACTCGCCGGAACCGGCCTGTTTCTGGTTTCCGAAGGCTCTGCGAAAATTACCGGCCAAGTGATTTATGTCGATGGCGGCTACGAAATCATGGGCATGTGATAGCCCGATTTCACGAAAAAAGTACGGTCGAATTCGACCGTACTTTTTTGTTGATTTAAGCATTTATGGACGAACTGAAAAAACATCCGCGTCCGGTGTGGGGAGACCTGGCCGATTTCGCCGTTCAACTGCGCATCGTGACCGGCGACGAGCGACTCGATAATCCACCGCGCTACGAAGAACTGCCCTGCCAGGATTTGGGCGATGGCTTTTATAAAATCTGCTGTGTGCCGATGTTTCTTTACGACCTCGCGCTCGGCGATGTCTTAAAAATCGGCGACGGGCAACTCGAAGGCGTGGCGCAGGAATCAGGTCAGCACACGTTTCGCGCCTACTTTGGGCGCGCGTTTATGCCGTTCGCGCGCGAAGTTCTCATCGACGAATTAGCAATGATGCCCGGCGTGATTACCGAATGGTTTTCCGACGATTTGCTGGGCCTGAGCGCCGAAAACGACGCCGTCGCCAACGAGTTGTCGCGCTGGCTCGAAACTGCGATGTCACGCGGGCAGTTGCAATACGAAACCGGGCGCGCCCATTAGCGCAGTTTGAAAAAGGGAACGCAACAACAGAAGTACGGTCGTTTTCGACCGTACCTTTTTATGACTATCGGAGTTTTAGCTTTACAGGGTGGTTATCAGGCGCATGTTGAAACGCTGCACGCGTGCGGCATTTCCGACGTGTTGCTTGTGCGCGATGCCGCAACGCTGCAAAAGTGCGATGGGCTGGTTATCCCCGGCGGCGAAAGCACGACGATGAGTCGCTTGTGCGACCGCTACGACTTGTGGCCCGCGTTGCAGGAATGGCATGCGCAAGGCGGCGGTTTTTTCGGCACCTGCGCCGGCCTGATTTTTCTGGCCAAGAATATCACCGGCGCGACGCAGAATTTTACGCAAAAAACTCTCGGTGTTCTTGATGTCGATGTAGCGCGCAACGCTTACGGCGCACAAAACGAATCGTTTGAAACCGCGTTGGAAGCGACTTCGGCTTTGGGCGACGAGCCATTATCGGCTATTTTTATTCGCGCGCCGCGCATCACACGCGTTGGAGGCGATGTCGAAGTTCTGGCGCAACGCGATGACGAAGCCGTTGCCGTCCGGCGCGGCAACGTGATGGCGCTTGCATGGCATCCCGAGATTGCAGGCGAAAAGCGTTTGCATCAGTTGTGGCTCCGCGATTTACAGGAGCGCCGTTTATGACCCAGCACGAAGAACACGGTGAATCCCTTTCGTATGTCACCAACACCGCGAAAAACGACGCTCGCGGCGGCGCTTCACCGGTTGCCGCTTCTTTGCTGGCCGTTTCGCTGGTCGTGTTGGGGTTCGCCGTCGGTTACGGCTTTCGCACCGCTCCCGCGCCGGTTGCCGCTCCGACGCCGGTTGCCGACACCGAAATTGAAGAAGAAGCGCGCCCGCCGATTGCTAAAGCACTGCGACTTTCTCCCGATGGCCGCACGCTGGCGTTTACCGGCGTTTACGACCGTTCCCGTCGCGCCGCGCGCTTTCTTTTAGATACGAAAACAGGCAAGCATACGGTTTCCGATTCGCCGCGCGGCTGGCAGGATTACACAATGGCCTGGAGCGCTGACGGCAAAACCTTGCTTTTCGACCGCGAAAAAATACCGCGTTCCGTCGATGACGCAACACCCGGATTGCACCGCGAAAACGTGCAGGATGGCAAAGCTTTTCGTTCGGTTCCTGCGCTGGATAAAAGCCAGTTGCCACGCGGCGAGAAAACGATTTCCGGCTTCTTCGCGCCCGATGGCAGCCTTGTTGTCAAGACACGGCGCGAACCAAAAGCGCTTTACACTCTTGGGACAAGTCGCGCGAAACGCATCGACACCGCACCCAACTTTGGCCAGAACCGCGCGGTGAAAGAAAATGGACGGACGGTTTTTTATGTCGTGCGTGAACTTCCCACCGGCGATGACGCGTTATTTCGCCTTGATGGGGATACCGCGCGCCAGCTAACGCCTGCCCTGCCCGACCTCGCCTGGACCTACGTTTCTGAAGATGGCAAATGGCTCATCGCGTGTCGTGCGCTTCCCGATGAAACCGGCGACTGGGATTGGACTCTTTTCCGTATCGCGGCGCAGAACGCGCGCAAAATCAGGAGCCAGCGGATTCCAAGCGATGTCATCGGTGTGTTCTGGTCGCCCGACCGCAAAACGGTTCTCGGCGCGAGTGGCGGAAGCTTGTGGCGAATCGCCATTCCGTCGTTGAAAGTCGATGCGCTGGGCGTGCGCACCGATTGGAATGCCGACGACGCTGCGTGGGTCGATGGCAACACAGCTCTGGTCGCCGCGCGCGGCAGCCTGTGGCGCGTTGAAGTGCCCTCGGGCAACGCCCGCGAAATCTGGAAATTCCCCGCACAATACTGGCGATAAAGTACGGTCGAAATCGACCGTACTTTTATTCGCCGCGCATCATTTGGAGAAACGCGGCAACAGCCGCCGGATCGAATTGTGTTCCGGCGTTGCGCTCGATTTCTTCCAACGCTTGTTCGACAGACCACGCTTTTTTGTAAGGGCGCTCATTAGTCAAGGCATCGAAGACATCGACAATTGCCAGAATTCGGCCCTCGATGGGAATTTCTTCGCCGCGTAATCCTTGCGGGTACCCGCCGCCGTCCCAGCGCTCGTGATGACTAAACGCGATGGTTTCGGCAATTTGCACAAGCGGCGAGTGGCCGTCTTTCAGGAGTGCGGCGCCGATTTGGGCGTGCGTTTTCATCACCACAAATTCTTCGGGCGAAAGCTTTCCGGGCTTGAGCAAAATCGCGTCGGAAATGCCGATTTTTCCGACATCATGAAGAGGTGCAGCGCGGCGAATAAGAGCAATCGTATCGGCGTCCAGACCGATCACAGCCGCCAAACGTCCGGCCAGTTCGCCGACACGTTGCGTGTGTTGGCCGGTATCGTCGTCGCGGAATTCGGCGGCTTGCGCCAAACGCTGCAGCATTTCGGCCTGAGAATTTTCCAAGTCGCGCGTGCGTTCGAGAACCCGTTCTTCCAGTGAGCGGTTTTGCTCCTGCTGCGCGAGATGGAGAAAGCGCGTTTCCAGCAGATTTTTGACACGCAACAACACCTCGGCCTGATCGAATGGCTTGGTGAGAAAATCCTTCGCGCCACCGGCGAGGGCTTCTTCGCGCGTTTGCGCCGTTACGTCGGCAGTGAGCACGAGAATCGGCAGATAGCGGGCGCACTCCTGATGTTGCAGTTGCCGCAAAACGTCAAGACCGTTCAGATGCGGCATCATCCAATCGAGCAGCACGATATCGGGAGTTTCGCCCTCGACAAACGACAACACTTCGCGCGAATCGTACACGCAGGCGATGTCGTGATAACCGGCATTCTGCAGAATCCTTTGAAGGAGTCGGACATTAATCGGTTCGTCATCTACGATGAGAACGCGCGCATTCTTCAAAATTACTTCCGCTTGCACCTGTATGGCTGAGGTCATGGCAATTCTTTCTTTAAACAGCGAATGTTGCTTCGTTTTCCGAGGTCTCGGCTTTGGATGCCCGCATCCCGAGCGCTTCATCGAACGCACGCAGAAACATTTGAATATCGAACGGCTTGGTTAGATACGCGTGAGCGCCTGCTTTCAACAAGCGTTCGATTTGTCGCGGTGTCGCATCGGCGCTGAGAATCACAACAGGAATGTCGAGGGTTCGCGTGTCGGCTTTCAAAAGTCGCAACACTTCTTCGCCGGAAATCTCCGGCAAATGCACATCGAGAAGCACAAGCGAAGGCATCTGCGTTTGTGCCAGTTCAATTCCCTGCGCGCCGTGTCCTGCCGTCAGTAACTTCATGCCGGGCCGCAGAGTCAGCAAACGCTCGACCAATTGCAAGTTTGATGCGTTGTCTTCGATATACAGAACCGTATGACCATTGGCCGTGTTGTCGCTCGTAGCGGGCCGCTCCGCTGCGGTTTCGTCTTCTGGTGTCACTCCAGCGACAAGCGGCAATTCGACCCAGAATACGGTGCCGTCGGTGGAAGTACGGTCGATTTCGACCGTACCATTCATGCTTTCAGCAAGACGACGCGAAAGCGCAAGGCCAATGCCCGAACCTTCGATTCCTGTTCGCTCGGCGTCTAATCGGTCGAATGGCGTGAAAAGCCGGTCGATTTTCTCGGGCGGCACACCGATTCCGCTATCGCACACGCAGATGCGCAGGCGTTCGTCTGTCTCGACGCAAAACAGCCGAATTTCGCCGTCTTCCTTGTTGTATTTCACAGCATTGGAGAGAAGATTGAGCAAAATCTGACGCAAACGCTGCCGGTCGGCCAGAACGAAATGTTCCTTATCGGGAGTCTGGTTGTCGATCACGATGCCGCGCTGCGTTGCGCTGTGCCGCACGAAGGCAAGCGTTTCATGGCATAATTCGCCGACTTCAACCGGCTCGACCGATAGGCTCAACTGCCCCGATTCGATGCGTGCAATATCGAGAACTTCGTTAATTAGGCCGAGCAAATGGCGGCCTGCTTTGGCGATTTGCTCGGCACTTTCGCGGTCGTCTTCCGAAAGCGGCGACATTTCCAGCAGTTGGCCAAAGCCCAGAATCGCGTTGAGCGGCGTGCGCAACTCGTGGCTCATGCGCGAAAGGAATTCGCTTTTCGCCAGGTTGGCGCGCTCGGCGATTTCGCGCTGCTCTTCGGCTTCGACACGGGCAGCTTCAAGGGCCGCTTCGCCTTCTTTGCGCGCGGTGATATCGCGCAAATGGCCCGTAAACAGGGGCGGCTCAGTTTCGGGAATCGCAACGACCGCCAGTTCGACATCGATGCGGGTTCCGTCTTTGCGCACCGCTGGTAATTCGAGGCGCTGACCGAGAATCGGGCCAACGCCTGTAGTCACGAATCTATGAACGCCGTGCGAGTGCGCCTGACGCAGTTCGGGCGGAACAATCATTTCGGCCAGCGCTTGACCGAGCGTTTCTTCGCGCGAGTAGCCAAATGTTTTCGCCGCCGCCGGATTCCACTCAATGACATTCCCTTCACTATCGATGGTGATAATGCAATCGAGAGCCGTTTCGAGAATCGCACTTTTGCGCCCCTCGCTGCGAGCGAGAGCGAGCAACGCCGATTGCTTTTCGCCAAATTCCAGCGCACGACTGATAACCGCCGCGCACAAACCGCGCAGTAATTCGAACGTTTTCTCATCGCG
The sequence above is drawn from the Abditibacteriaceae bacterium genome and encodes:
- a CDS encoding enoyl-ACP reductase; translation: MNDRPLAGKTGLIFGVANKRSIAWAIAQAWHEAGAKLIFNYQGERVKDNVEELASTFGEDVAIAPCDVSSDEEIKTFFDFVKTKTDRVDMLLHSVAFAPKESLSEPFVQTTREAFRISHDISAYSLIGLAREAAPLMTEGGSIVAMTYHGSTKVLPNYNVMGVAKAALEASARYLAFDLGKNNIRVNCISAGPTNTLAARGISGFGNMLSHVKEKAPLDWQGNAQELAGTGLFLVSEGSAKITGQVIYVDGGYEIMGM
- a CDS encoding beta-galactosidase → MPILFLLLALVCGSRAFAATPPAPSAKPSLSLAAPAISSGPAVLDPNVTPYPRSSLWDFGNLLDAPAGKRGFVTTKGDHFVWQDGTRARFWGINVANTSLQEPDADIDRIVDNFRSAGFNLLRLHHFDERGGIIDLDAPDSRRFVAERLRKLDYWIYRAKQAGIYVYLDLLDYRRFKEGDGVPNAEAIGRAARPYNVFDPRLIELQKEYARKLMRDHVNPYTGLAYADDPAIVMLEIYDESGLYMRRGSWRTMPEPYATNFKKLWNDWLRTKYKSTGELMGAWTDARGVNALQKGESLENGTIEVPALTWNADTVPVKDRIYATLPRRNDGARFAYDVHIKFFKEMRDYLRNDLGVRIPVTATGRFEDIADLKSMAAGLDFIGSNFYYDHPYWAKGSPAWQPPSYFHNHNPMSDIDDRSMAAAISLARIKGKPFVVREWNYCWPNRNRAAGMVEAATYAALHDIDAMILFVYETRPTARVSYFNVRSDPTRWGLCGVAAQIFLKGLIQPSRHKIVIPYNNVDTFTYTRYHQPFYALGWATRVENDFYDGDVYRAADKNTDLILSPGRSGIGRFEGAPAVVHTSSLVRDLAGRTVYAPQYLAPYGLSAVGAARRTLTYDGLLFDSGTQRDRDVRIGLPLAPITAAGLRPIGYSLQSDFANGFVDPEKKQFIFGSLEPFDILRAALDAMDEFHGVENRHDATEQNVFSSDTGEMLRDAASGRLVVSAPGFQALAGNLWGVGRVLAPGLQVRNVRSGTLVALALDGQPITKSKRFLVKMVTDARNADELSGRDPRFVKSPNGQWRIDVLGRGPVTTFGKASSTPISVGIEGKALVDVYLERGSWELLVDGDKWEFYCDTPGAKFTLHRAAWNNGLKTAAQSGAQLQHIGRDGQTRPLPNNSSTGRLPVGGISALFPRDAAFVRAVN
- the pdxT gene encoding pyridoxal 5'-phosphate synthase glutaminase subunit PdxT; translation: MTIGVLALQGGYQAHVETLHACGISDVLLVRDAATLQKCDGLVIPGGESTTMSRLCDRYDLWPALQEWHAQGGGFFGTCAGLIFLAKNITGATQNFTQKTLGVLDVDVARNAYGAQNESFETALEATSALGDEPLSAIFIRAPRITRVGGDVEVLAQRDDEAVAVRRGNVMALAWHPEIAGEKRLHQLWLRDLQERRL
- a CDS encoding VOC family protein; amino-acid sequence: MTASMTLFKQIGHVAFNVRDMDAALGFYRDTLGFDEMFRLHNDEGDLSIIYLRITDTQFLELFPAKGEIPADDRKFSHLCLEVDDLDAIVAELEKRGVAIVSGRTQGKAGSWQAWIADGEGNRIELMEIPADSLHRTSIARLNA
- a CDS encoding DUF4265 domain-containing protein, yielding MDELKKHPRPVWGDLADFAVQLRIVTGDERLDNPPRYEELPCQDLGDGFYKICCVPMFLYDLALGDVLKIGDGQLEGVAQESGQHTFRAYFGRAFMPFAREVLIDELAMMPGVITEWFSDDLLGLSAENDAVANELSRWLETAMSRGQLQYETGRAH
- a CDS encoding HD domain-containing phosphohydrolase, which codes for MTSAIQVQAEVILKNARVLIVDDEPINVRLLQRILQNAGYHDIACVYDSREVLSFVEGETPDIVLLDWMMPHLNGLDVLRQLQHQECARYLPILVLTADVTAQTREEALAGGAKDFLTKPFDQAEVLLRVKNLLETRFLHLAQQEQNRSLEERVLERTRDLENSQAEMLQRLAQAAEFRDDDTGQHTQRVGELAGRLAAVIGLDADTIALIRRAAPLHDVGKIGISDAILLKPGKLSPEEFVVMKTHAQIGAALLKDGHSPLVQIAETIAFSHHERWDGGGYPQGLRGEEIPIEGRILAIVDVFDALTNERPYKKAWSVEQALEEIERNAGTQFDPAAVAAFLQMMRGE